tttgcttactgTCTTGAGgatgtatttgtgtatgaatagggtgaacctgtcaggtggcgctgtgggtaaaacctcagtgcctaggacttgccgatcgtatggtcggcggttcgaatccccgcggcggggtgagctcccgtctttcggtctcagctcttgcccacctagcagttcaaaagcacccctaagtgcaagtagataaataggtaccgctttagtgcaagtagataaataggtaccgctttatagcgggaaggtaaacggcgtttccgtgtgctgcgctggctcgccagatgcagcttcgtcacgctggccacgtgacccggaagtgtctctggacagcgctggctcccggcctcttaagtgagatgagtgcacaaccctagagtctgtcaagactggcctgttcgggcaggggtacctttaccgttacctttagggtgaacctgtgacctggattcaggaactaagtatttagcatctcaaaaggaatggccaggctgcccaggtagagGAATGAGTGGctattatcaggtatcctgacaAAACAGGAATTTTGTTggagactgcctccttctgtgatgtacagtggtacctcgggttaggaacttaattcgttctggaggtctgttcttaacctgaaactgttcttaacctgaaacaccactttagctaatggggcctcccgctgccgccggcgcacgatttctgttctcatcctgaagcaaagttcttaacccgaggtaatatttctgagttagcggagtctgtaacctgaagcgtatgtaacccgaggtaccactgtatgtatgatgttttggggtggcggtcttgagctacagggcgggcaatttcaagtgtctatataagggcttgtgcaccattgttctggtccctcctgcctcctgcgTGTGGTAGTGAgcgtagggatgcaggtggcgctgtggtctaaaccactgagcctcttggacttgccgatcagaaggttggcagttcaaatccccgcgaccaagtgagctcccgtcgctctgtcccagctcctgccaacctaacagttcgaaagcatgccagtgcaagtagataaataggtaccgctgcagcaggaaggtaaacggcgtttctgtgcactctggtttccatcacggtgtcccgttgcgccagaagcagtttagtcatgctagccacatgacccggaaagctgtctgcagaaaaacgccggctccctcagcctgaaagtgagatgggtgccgcaaccccatagtcgcctttgactggacttaaccgtccaggggtcctttacttttttatctggtagtgagcaccctgttgcaacagttaataaatataaggcttactagctgccttgcttctcaatattctctggttggcttctgttattttctccttctgATAGGCGACCTACTTAAGGACTCCATACAGGCTCTGGGATACCcctaagggaaaaggagcagtattTTCTTATAACAACCCAAATTTCAGTTTTTTAGTACCTACTTTTTCCATTACAGAAAAAGAATATGCATattcaaaaaacacacaccgaTACAGTATCAGAGCAAAAGCAGTCTGAAAGGAATTAAGCCACAGCAGTGTAAGAAACTTCAAGAGCTTATGGATGCAAGCGTTCAAAGTCTGTTAAGTCAGGTAAGCTGTCACATGATCTCCCAAACATGAAGCTGCATAATATTCTATTTCTGGATATTTGGAAAGAAGATGTCTTGGACAAAATGAGTCACTTTGTATCCAAAGTCCAGGCCAGTTGTGAATGTTGTCGCTTTCCTTGTGTTATCTCCAGTGATAGTAGAGTCGAAAGCCTTAACAAACAGCaactgatttaaaaaacaacgtGGCTGTACAAAGCTTCTGTCAATCATTTTTTTAAGCGTTGCTGACATTTAGCACTCGGGCACATTTCTTCCATTAAATCCTCTTTATTGATCAAGCTGAAGGTAAACATTCTTTAGTTATGTGTATGTATCTGGGTGGCTTAGCCTCTAATTCTAAAACCAGCTACTCCCATTTATTTTGTCCAGCTGAAACAATTATTTAGTCATTAAAAGGGCTTGGAACAACTTGCCCCAAAAAATACAGGAGCATGCAGTATGCCACATGAAAGGGCAATCAGTTGTTCCTCTAATAATTTTTAGTTACACAATTCTTGCTACGTAATTATTTAGTAAGTAAATAATCACCCTGCATTCAAACCAGTAGTCATATTTACAGTTAACACAGTATCTGATCCACTATTGTCTAATATTGAGCTTGTGACTGCAATGTTttgtctgcttttttcttttaaaatcttttaatATAACTGCTATAaaacttcctttgaaatttgcagcaACTTAAAAGTGGGAACAGTATTTTAGAATTCAATTTTAAAATCAGTTGTTAGGGTTAGGAGGTATAGCCACTAAACGACTGATTTATATTATGTctttagaaatttaataataataataataataataccaccccacccatctggctgggtttccccagccactctgggcggctcccaacagaattaatgataataatataaaagcgatgaaacatcagacattaaaaacttccctaaacacggaaGGCAGAATTTCATCAGGTTTGGGTCTCTCCCCATCCCCAATGGGCTATACAAGTTCTCTAGGCAACCCTAGTTGAATTATAGTCAGAAAAATTGAAAAGTTTGTCATTTGGAATATTATGCAAAAAGTTACTACATTTACTGCTAGAAAAGTGTTATCGTATCAGATTTAAATATTGCGGTGGCTGATAATGAAACAATGTTTGCATTTAGGATCTTTTAGTTCTTAACTGCTAATTTTAAAGAAACTGGTAAAGTGCACATCCAACGAATGGGCAGGAGGACATTCCCATCTGCTCCCTATTTCTGTTAGCAACATAGTTGGTAGAGATAGGATATAGACCAGGGGTAAGCAACTTAAGGCCCGGTGGCTGGATgtggccttctaaatccagtccgcggactgtctgggaatcagcatgtttttccatgagtagaatgtgtccatttatttacaatgcatctctgggttatttgtggggcatagaaatttgtatttttttccaaaatatagtccggcctcccccacatggtctgagggatggtggactggcccacagctgaaaaaggttgctgacccctgatataggcCTAGAGATCAAGACAAATTGCAGGCAACTTCTTACTTCATATTTTCCCCTCCAACTCTGCATGGTTactgggaaggaagggaaagactaCTAGTATTCAGTTCATGAATTATGATCCGCCCATCACGCCTTATACTATGTACTTTGGAATAAGTTCAGTATGTGGTGCATGACCTAGACTACTTTGCCTTAAGCTTTTcagcttttattctttaaatgGAATATGACTATGCAAACCAAACCCAGTGACCCAGGTTAGCTGTCTGGTTAAGACTCACTTGATGCATGAGTAATTTCAATGGGGTAATAGTTACTCTGCACTTCAGCTTTCATTAGTCACAGTGGAATCAAAAGCAAAATACAAGTTAAACATGGAAGAGGCAAGCCTAAATgatgacataaaggtaaaggtaaagggacccctgaccattaggtccagtcgtgacagactctggggttgtggcgctcatctcgctttattggccgagggagccggcgtacagcttccaggtcatgtggccagcatgactaagccgcttctggcgaaccagagcagcgcacggaaacgctgtttagcttcccgccgaaggggtacctatttatctacttgcactttgacgcgctttcgaactgctaggttggcaggagcagggacagagcaacgggagctcaccccgtcacggggattcaaactgccgaccttctgatcggcaagtcataggctctgtggtttaacccacagcgccacccatgtccaaaAGGACTTTTGAGTTAAATCATTTGTCTCCGTCTTGGGAAAATTTACTATGTAAATAAGCTACGCATGCCTGGCAGAAATAAATGGGAGCGTAGGAACCGTAGTGCCTGAAGACTGTCAGAATGCATAGCAGTAACCACTAGGAGGAATGCAGAGAGAAGGGACGCCGTGGTATATCTGCAGCAGCTGCAACGAAACCTATCTCTCCCTTATCGGTCTCTACTGCCACAGCAGGCGCcataaccttccaacagtttgacttcaaccccaaaggcgcactcctccattgtctcctgagactgaTGGATGCTAATAGTGACCTGTATCTTTCTTGCCACATCACAGGCCATTTAACGTGACAATTTTCACATAAGATCAGGCATCTCACATTGTGTAAGCAAGCCTTAACCTGCCATGTTAGCTTACGTAAGGTAAGCAAAATGGTGCGTtgattaattcatttttaaaacaaatgaaagaCTTCTTAGGGCATTTTTTCTTTAATCTGAATAAATCACAGAAATCAGATTTGAGGGGAAATGTCAAAAGGCAGACAGAAAACCCTTACCACATCAATGTCTTAGATAACTGTTGAAAATGCTTCTTACTCAATTCTTCATACATTTTTAGTACGTAGTGTTTCAAACACTAGCCCTACATTACAACTATAATTCTATTTACAATTCGTTATGCTTGCTTCTTCTTATTTTGGTACAGTGAACTGTACTTAACAATGCACTGTACTGATATGATCAGTCTCAAAGTCATTCACTTTattaatataaaacattgatattTTAACAGACATTTCCAGAGTCCAAGGAAAGTATAGTTTATTGGAAGTAGCCCATTAGTGCATAATCACTACTAGCTTGAATTCACACGTCTCTGTGGGCAATGAGGCAGAGTCTTAATTGAAGCAAGGTGCTTTTGTTTGCTACCAAGTCACATCCATTCCCCATTCAACAGGGGGAAACACATGCCTCTTCCTTGGGTCACACAAAATGATTTATCCAAGAGGTATTTGCCACATCAGGTTGTTTGTGCATATGCTGATACAGGGTGTGGTAGTACCAAACACTGAAACAAAGACCTTAAGCTCTTAAGGCAAAAAAAATCCCCAGTTTACAGTTCTAATCAAGCCTGCAGTCCACCCTTAGTTTTCACAACTTGCGTAAAGCACAAGGGGGTGGGTGCGGAAATCTGGAGGCAACACAATATGGTGTTGTGTGTTTCCCATCGCGTGGCAATTTCCAGCCGAGTACAGGCAATGAATGTTTTGCACGTGTCCAATATGTGCCTGACTGCACACGTGGGACAAGGAAGTATCCGGACAAGGGGGCATGGGCACAACAGAGCAGAGCGGGCTTATGCGAACTCAGCCGACACACACTGGGGTCAGGTCCACAACCCCCGTGCAAAATGGTTGTTGCCTGTACAAAGCCAGATATTCCACTGGAGACAGCGTTTCTACTAACTGAAACAGGGCTCTCATTTTTGCGAGCCATCTCTGGGAGTGAAAAATTATTTAGCTGTTTGCACTGAAGGCAAAATATCTCGGTCTTAATGAACCCAGCCACTAAGGTCAGCCAAAGCGGAAAAGAACCCAGTTCTACAGATCATTTTGTAAGTTTAGATACTCTGAACGTTTTAGAAGGATCAGCTTTGTCGGGAAAACATTATTGATTGGTTTAAATAGGTATGAAACAAAGACTTTAAATTTGACCACAGCCCCTAAACCGATAAGGCATGAAATCCATTACAATGGAGTCACAGCACTTGCTAGTATAATATTaacctggcaactcctgcagctggaGATAAAATCCCGGATGTAaaataataacattaaaaaaCACCCGAAAAGCATTAACTGGCTACTTTACAGCATTTAAACCATACTCATCTCTTACAATGGGGAACTTGGGCAATTCCCCTTCTTTTCCTAATGCACTTTGCGTTACCACAGCTGTCTTAAGCTTGTGAAACATTATGCCTATGCTTCAATCAAATTACTCATTCTCCTTTTGAGACTCATTTATGCTAGCTTGGCATATATCCTGCCAGTGCACCTAACATAATAGAACTAGGCCTGCCCAGCTCCTTATGCAAAGCCTTTCCTCCAAAGATATACCACTTAAGTCTGATACGTCTTGAGAAAGTCTTATTCCTCTCCCGCATAGCTTTGAAAGAATAGCACACATCTTGGGAGTAGAAAGTCTTGTTGTAGATTGTTAGATAAGTGGCACTGCAAACTTTTCCTTCCGCCGAGGGAAACAAGCAGCCCATGCCACGTTTTGGTCAGATTGCTCGTAGTTTCGTTTCTCCTGCTTAATACTTGTTGATCCCAAAGATTCTGACTCCGTGCAGCTGTGGCAGCTTAGGAATAAGTACGCTTAAGAGAGAAGCTGTGTTTAGGATGAAATGCGCCGGATCATATTTTGTGTAGAAGCTTGCCAGGAAATACCTGCAGAAAAACAAAGGGGGAGTGAATACAGGGCAGAAGGAAAGAAATTTCTTTTTCATGAAGGGCATGCATAAAGTTACCACTTCAGAACTGACAACTGGTTCAAGGGGAAAATCTCAGCAAAGAATATGCATTTATTACAAAATATTTCCAACTGCAGAAGTCACAGGAACCTTTAAGAGATTAGACCAGGTGTAGGCAACCtacgagggatgcgggtggcgctgtgggttaaaccacagagcctaggacttgccgatcagaaggtcagcggttcgaatccccgcgacagggtgagctcccgttgctcggtccctgctcctgccaacctagcagttcgaaagcacgtcaaagtgcaagtagataaataggtaccgctccagcaggaaggtaaacggtgtttccgtgcgctgctctggttcaccagaagcggcttagtcatgctggccacatgacctggagatgagcgagatgagcgccgcaaccccagagtcggtcatgactatacctaatggtcaggggtccctttacctttagacaacccaaggcctgggggccggatgtggcccgatcgccttctaaatctggtccgcggacagtctgggaatcagcgtgtttttagactgtgttagtagaatgtgtccttttatttaaaatgcatctctgggttatttgtggggcctgcctggtgtttttacatgagtagaatgtgtgcttttattaaaaatgcatctctgggttgtttgtggggcataggaattcgttcatttttattttttttcaaaatatagtccggcccaccacatggtctgagggacggtggaccggcccatggctgaaaaaggttgctgaccgctGGGTTAGACTTTCTGGTATGTGGCTTGCAAGACAATTAACATCCATTCACAAAAGCACTTTCCCCAAGCACTCAAACCATCATATACAATATGTCACAAATCATTACGAGTAGGAAGCTAAAGGAGTGGGGATGCAGACAGTGACTTACCTACAACAAATTGCCACGTTTATACTATGGTATAAACGGTTTATATACTGTAGCTGAATGCCAGCAGTCTCGAGATATTTCAGGTTGTTGCATAACGTTATTTGCAATACCTACTGAGCTGCCAATGGACAAATGCATTCCTCTGTATAGTTCATGTTTCACAATCTAGGTTGCTACCTTGCTTGTTTCAGAAAACAGATGATCAACAGAGTACCCACAGGGCATTCTtaacacttatgaacattaccaacCGTTGTAATAAGGTTGCTCAAAGTTTGACTCTGGCTTAGAATACCATGGATACTGCATTAGTTGGTGGAAACGAAagatcaaagaaaaggaaaaaaaaaacaattaaaagagtCTTCACTAAAGTAGGTGTGTGTATCCTGAGGGCAGGAACAGCAATAAGATTATGTTTCTAAGCAgctaaacagaaaaaaatgagTTCTTTTGTTTGAGGaattactgaactcagtgggacttacttctgagtagacaagtaaAGGATTGTGTAAAACATATGTGaccccaatattattatttttttgcagatttcACACATTGTTACCCTATGCAATAACTGATTTTTCGCACCAAATATTACTGTTTCACAATTTCCAGACTACAAATACTGCCATAGTTGAACTTGAAAAAAAACAAAGAGACCTACAAAATAATTGGAGAGATTGTGAAGAATTTCCGGGAGGACGTAAACTGCACGCCGTAGTCCAGCTGCTCCCAGTGCGTCAGCAGTCTTGCTTTACCTTGGTCAGGTGTTTCAAATGGTGTCCCCTTTACAGCATGCAAAAATACATACATTCCCTgtggagaaaaaataaaataaaaggcaagcTATGGCATTATTAGAAAACCACAGAGAATCTCTGCGAGAAATAATCATGCCACATTAAGAACTGCCATTGAACGAAAAGAGGAATTTGTTCTGTGTTTGCATATGTACCCATGCTCGACAAATGACTACGCAGAAATGCCAAGACAAATGGCGATTGTCCTCAGTGGCTGGCCTCCATGTCACACACCCCTTAGCTtattattttggaaaagttgAATAGTTGATAAAGAAACGGACTGTGTGATCTTTCTCAAAATCCTATGAGTGGGGGTGGCTAAGTTCAGCCAAAGCAAAAATTTTGGCCCTGCAAAACTCCTCTGATtttgagcaacaacaacaaaaagggggggagattAAAGTACAGATAACACTGGATGAGGCGAAAGGGAGAGGTTTAAAGTTCTCTActctatttagggctttaatggggATCCAGATTGCTTTTTCCCTGCCCATCAGACTGAACATGTGATGATGCCTTCTCTTCAGCTGATCTGCACAGAGCACCTACACTAACGTTGGAAGGCAGCAatgttaagtaccgtattttttgctgtataagactcaccttttccttcctaaaaagtatggggaaatgtgtgtgtgtgcgtcttatggagcgaatgcaggctgcgcagctatcccagaagccagaacagcaagagggattgctgctttcactgcgcagcgatccctcttgctgttctagcttctgagattcagaatatatatttttcttgtttccctcctccaaaaactaggtgcgtcttgtggtctggtgtgtcttatagagcgaaaaatacggtaaatcccagGCCTTGTTTCTGAATAGAACTGCCCAGGATTGAGCTGCAAGTCACACCAATGTTGGAGAAATTCGCAGCTGGGGGTGCGACCCAAATAAGCTGATTTAAAGGCAATTTAGAGGTAGAGACAGTGGTGCACCGGTGTGTTTCACAATAGGAGCTCTCAAGTAACAAGTTGCTTATTTCTCAAGTAGGTCTCTTCAGGTGTCAAGGGTGTTAAGTGTCCTCAACACTGCACTCCCTTCAATTGAAGGAGAACATAGCATTCCAACTGCCCATTTTCCAGGGGTTTCAAAATGGTTTCGTAAGGTTCTCCCTTCAATTTTTGCACTGGCCATATGCAAAACAGGTTGAATTCCTAGGCTGCACCCAGTTGGGAAATTTCTGAAAcgttaagcagcatataaatgttttcaataaataaaataatcaagtCTGTGATACTTAAAGGGCATGGCAGGACAAGGCGGCTCCTGAATCTTCACTCTAATCACCTTTCCCCCCCTCAACCACAAACTGAAGGTGCAAATTGAAGACAGGGCCCGAAATATGACTTTGTTGTTGTGGTCTCTCCACATGAACTCCCTTTCTTCATATATCATTTGTTCCCTTTTCAGTATCAAAAAGTACAGGAAGACTATTTTAATGCTCCATGTGCTTTTAGGAGCAGAAATGGAGTTTTTTTCCTCAGAGAAGAGCAAAAGAAAAGGTAGTCTATAAGCtggtactaaaggtaaaggtacccctgcccgtacgggccagtcttgacagactctagggttgtgcgcccatctcactcaagaggccgagggccagcgctgtccggagacacttccgggtcacgtggccagcgtgacaaagctgcatctggcgagccagcgcagcacacggaacgccgtttaccttcccgctggtaagcggtccctattttatctacttgcacccgaaggtgctttcgaactgctaggttggcaggcgctgggaccgaacgatgggagcgcaccccgccgcggggattcgaaccgccgacctttcgatcggcaagccctaggcactgaggcttttacccacagcgccacccgcgtcccaagctgGTACTAGAaagcaataattttaaaaataatggccAGTGTGTTTCTGGAGCTTTGTGTGTTACTCCAGTACAGTAAAAGCAGCTCACTTAAAATTACTTCCTTTCCCTACAGCCTACAGGTTAATTAATAGCAGATAATGTGCAAATTATTTGCAGTCTAACATCTCACAGTTCTCCATTCATAGTGCCTGAAATTGAGCAAGTTATCTGCTTGTCACAATCAACACTTAATTCTACAAGCAGCATTAATACTCGCCAGGAGTAATTCATCACAGCTGAGATGTTTTTATAGGTACGGCACTTAGTAATATTCCCCAAGATGCCTCTTGTGTCAGAAGTTATAAATTTGACTCTTTAAATGTGGCATTTAAGGTAAACAAAATAAGAAGCCACTTTGGCTTGCTTTAATCAACCAAATGCCTCCCTGCATAACATTATCCAGAGATTTGCCTGCATCAGCTAAGTCTCTCGGGCCTTTCTAATGACCCCAGAGG
The Podarcis muralis chromosome 1, rPodMur119.hap1.1, whole genome shotgun sequence DNA segment above includes these coding regions:
- the ORMDL1 gene encoding ORM1-like protein 1, which gives rise to MNVGVAHSEVNPNTRVMNSRGMWLTYALGVGLLHIVLLSIPFFSVPVAWTLTNVIHNLGMYVFLHAVKGTPFETPDQGKARLLTHWEQLDYGVQFTSSRKFFTISPIILYFLASFYTKYDPAHFILNTASLLSVLIPKLPQLHGVRIFGINKY